From a single Oceanobacillus kimchii X50 genomic region:
- the yihA gene encoding ribosome biogenesis GTP-binding protein YihA/YsxC: protein MKVNHAEIVISAVSKKQYPEDHLPEIALAGRSNVGKSSFINRLINRKNLARTSSKPGKTQTLNFYRINESFYFVDVPGYGYAKVSKKEREKWGRMMEEYFQTRDTLKAVVLVTDLRHDPTQDDIQMYDFIKYYDLPVIIIGTKLDKITKNKRKKHINRSKQVLDIDETDIFIPFSAEIGEGKDEAWSALSQYLRG, encoded by the coding sequence ATGAAAGTTAATCATGCGGAAATTGTTATTAGTGCGGTAAGTAAAAAGCAGTATCCTGAAGATCATTTACCGGAGATTGCTTTAGCTGGAAGATCTAATGTCGGTAAATCATCATTTATAAATCGGCTAATCAATCGAAAAAATCTTGCTAGAACGTCTTCAAAGCCAGGTAAAACACAGACACTTAATTTTTATCGTATCAATGAGTCATTTTATTTTGTAGACGTACCGGGTTATGGCTATGCCAAAGTATCAAAAAAGGAAAGAGAAAAATGGGGACGTATGATGGAAGAATACTTCCAAACGAGAGATACGTTGAAAGCAGTAGTACTTGTAACTGATTTACGGCATGATCCTACCCAGGATGATATTCAAATGTATGATTTTATTAAATACTATGATCTTCCTGTAATTATTATTGGTACAAAGTTAGATAAGATAACAAAAAACAAGCGTAAAAAACACATTAATAGATCGAAGCAAGTATTAGATATTGATGAAACGGATATATTTATTCCTTTCTCAGCTGAAATAGGAGAAGGTAAGGATGAAGCTTGGTCAGCTTTATCTCAATATCTAAGAGGTTAA
- a CDS encoding LiaI-LiaF-like domain-containing protein, which yields MKKQHSLFAYLCIAIGVYFLFRELKLPFFTDFYSWQTLLMIIGIGVLIHSYMTRTYSNLFAGTLLFGIGIHLHGVKYYDFWIDHWGVFPLIIGLALLVRYTKTKKGLLSGIIIVIIGLLLIFSDQLSYYTDWMNPITNILDRFWPILLIILGFYMLKKPKN from the coding sequence ATGAAAAAGCAACATTCCTTATTTGCATATTTATGTATAGCAATAGGGGTATATTTTTTATTTAGAGAACTAAAATTACCTTTTTTTACTGATTTTTATTCGTGGCAAACATTACTGATGATTATCGGTATTGGTGTCCTCATACATAGTTACATGACACGTACATATAGTAACTTATTTGCTGGAACATTACTATTTGGGATCGGGATTCATCTTCATGGTGTAAAATATTATGATTTCTGGATCGATCATTGGGGAGTATTCCCATTAATAATTGGATTAGCACTACTCGTACGTTATACTAAAACAAAAAAAGGATTATTATCCGGTATTATCATTGTGATTATTGGATTGCTCCTTATTTTTTCCGATCAATTATCATATTATACTGATTGGATGAATCCAATAACCAACATATTAGATCGTTTTTGGCCTATATTGCTGATTATTTTAGGTTTTTATATGCTGAAGAAACCAAAAAATTAA